One Oncorhynchus masou masou isolate Uvic2021 chromosome 18, UVic_Omas_1.1, whole genome shotgun sequence DNA window includes the following coding sequences:
- the LOC135503706 gene encoding uncharacterized protein LOC135503706, giving the protein MTLHVSAYIQCKTEVRDAVCLCVIVFLSLSLTVGDPGPCRHSITRGHLLTIRRLIDNQLQSGCSITYTFIEQRSLSKCCYVKAALPWILELLTSHFRYTQGSDNHSYVLSLTCLIHNIYSQRCVPQINEELEDDPVSFGMSFSSSPSEALGRVQDVLSEYWELVTTSDSPVDWSCEREYRDTEEPPTVLPTAFSLTTVSTFWDSEKAPQTGLDGAQVGDLKFDFMVITPSVCGGMMLIFTLYCLVKHKIFHSTYRHTSQVYQNSSLHTDIQDIEMQVQ; this is encoded by the exons ATGACCCTTCACGTGTCAGCCTACATTCAGTGCAAAACCGAGGTAAGAGATGCA gtgtgtctgtgtgtgatagtGTTCCTGAGTCTCTCCTTGACCGTGGGAGACCCTGGTCCGTGCAGACACTCCATCACCAGAGGTCACCTGCTGACCATAAGACGCCTG ATAGATAACCAGTTGCAGAGTGGATGCTCAATAACCTACACATTCATTGAGCAGAGAAGTTTG AGTAAATGTTGTTATGTGAAAGCTGCCCTGCCCTGGATCTTGGAGCTCCTGACCAGCCACTTTAGATACACCCAAGGCTCAGACAACCACAGCTACGTTCTGTCTCTGACCTGTCTCATCCACAACATCTACTCTCAGAGATGTGTACCACAGATCAACGAGGAGCTAGAG GATGACCCAGTGAGCTTTGGGATGTCATTCAGCAGCTCCCCATCAGAGGCCCTGGGGAGGGTCCAGGATGTCCTGTCTGAGTACTGGGAGCTGGTGACCACCAGTGACTCCCCGGTAGACTGGAGCTGTGAGAGGGAGTACAGAGACACAGAAGAGCCCCCCACAGTCCTCCCTACAGCTTTCTCTCTGACTACAG TCAGCACTTTTTGGGACTCAGAGAAAGCCCCTCAGACTGGTCTAGATGGAGCCCAAGTTGGAGACCTTAAGTTTGATTTCATGGTCATAACGCCATCAGTCTGTGGAGGAATGATGTTAATATTCACTCTCTATTGCCTCGTCAAACACAAG ATATTCCACAGTACTTATCGTCACACATCACAAGTGTACCAAAACTCAAG TTTGCATACAGATATTCAGGACATTGAGATGCAGGTGCAATAA
- the ren gene encoding renin — translation MAMLMHCWVCVIALSLTMTTINALQRISLKKMPSIRETLHEIGVSPAQFFAELAQKSKDDPSTSNGTTPTPLTNYLDAQYYGEISIGSPAQMFNVVFDTGSANLWVPSHNCSPLYTACFTHNRYDASKSRTHIENGTGFSIQYASGNVRGFLSEDVVVVGGIPVVQVFAEVTALPAIPFIFAKFDGVLGMGYPIVAIDGITPVFDRIMSQHVLKEDVFSVYYSKDPMHKPGGELVLGGTDPDYYTGTFNYMGTREAGKWEVNMKGVSVGEEMLFCKEGCMAVIDTGSSYITGPASSVSVLMKTIGATELAEGGYTVNCDLVKSLPSVTFHLGGHEYSLTEGDYILWQSQFGEDICSVTFRGLDVPPPTGPIWILGANFIARYYTEFDRRNNRIGFATAV, via the exons ATGGCCATGCTGATGCATTGCTGGGTGTGTGTGATTGCTCTGTCACTGACGATGACCACAATCAATGCCTTACAAAG GATCAGTCTGAAGAAGATGCCCTCCATAAGAGAGACTCTGCATGAGATTGGCGTGTCCCCAGCTCAGTTCTTTGCTGAATTGGCCCAGAAAAGCAAAGATGATCCCTCCACCAGCAACGggaccacccccacccccctcacCAACTACCTGGAT gCCCAGTATTATGGGGAGATCAGTATTGGTTCTCCTGCTCAGATGTTCAATGTGGTGTTTGATACAGGCTCAGCCAACCTGTGGGTGCCCTCTCACAACTGTTCCCCTCTCTATACTGCCTGCT TTACCCACAACAGATATGATGCCTCCAAATCCCGAACACACATAGAGAACGGGACAGGTTTCTCCATCCAGTATGCCTCTGGAAACGTCAGAGGGTTCCTGAgtgaggatgtggttgtg GTGGGTGGCATCCCAGTGGTCCAAGTATTTGCTGAGGTTACAGCCCTGCCTGCCATCCCCTTCATCTTTGCCAAGTTTGATGGGGTCCTGGGGATGGGCTACCCCATCGTGGCCATCGACGGCATCACCCCCGTGTTCGACCGCATTATGTCCCAGCACGTCCTCAAGGAGGACGTCTTCTCTGTCTATTACAGCAA AGACCCAATGCACAAACCAGGTGGAGAGCTAGTGCTGGGAGGGACAGACCCAGACTACTACACTGGTACCTTCAACTACATGGGCACCCGTGAGGCAGGAAAATGGGAGGTCAACATGAAAGG GGTGTCTGTGGGGGAGGAGATGCTGTTCTGTAAGGAGGGCTGCATGGCTGTGATTGACACAGGCTCCTCCTACATTACAGGCCCTGCCTCTTCTGTGTCTGTACTGATGAAGACCATTGGAGCCACAGAGCTGGCAGAGGGAGGG TACACTGTGAACTGTGACCTGGTAAAGTCCTTACCCAGTGTCACCTTCCACCTGGGAGGCCATGAGTACTCACTCACTGAAGGAGACTACATCTTATGG CAATCTCAGTTTGGAGAGGACATATGTAGCGTGACTTTTAGGGGTTTGGATGTGCCGCCCCCTACTGGCCCTATCTGGATCCTGGGAGCCAACTTCATCGCCCGCTACTACACAGAGTTTGACCGTCGCAACAACCGCATAGGCTTCGCCACAGCAGTCTGA